From Chryseobacterium camelliae:
TTACAGAAAGCTTCTTTCACTGGCCACCATGAATATGATGGACAGAATGGGTGGCATGCTGGAAGAAAAGGCGTATGTGGCTTAACATAAGTTCGTGAAAGAAAACGGAGCGCTTTTACAGCGGATCAGCCTTGCAGATCTGGCTTCTTACCTGGGCATTACGCAGGTATCCTTGAGCAGGATCCGCGCCATGAAGTAGTTTTTTATCATTTGATAAATGCAGGATGATATAAGGGAGGTACCTTCGGAGGAAATCAAACCATTATGAAAAAGCCTTTATCATCCAGTCAGAAATTAAGCTTTCTTATCGCAAGTATTTTTACCATTGTTGCTCCCGTCATGGGCTACCTATCCATTGGGCTTGCTCCCGTTGTCATTGTTGGGGGATCAGCATTGATCGGCCTCTTTTGCTGGTATTTTACCTATCTGAGAAAGCCTGTTGAACCCGGCATTATCCTGCCGCTGTTTATCCTTACCGTTGCCGGACTCCAGATTCATATTGTTGAAGAATACCTGATGGGGTTTGCACCGGCCATGAGCCGGCTGTTCGGGATCCCGTGGAGTGAAAAAAGTTTCCTGATGGTCTTTGCCCTTATCGGCCCAGTAATCTACACCCTGACTTCGCTCGGACTGTATTACAAAATTCCTATAGCGGGTTTTGTAGCCTGGTTTATATTTATCGGCCCAGGTGTGGCAGAGTTTACGCATTTTATTTTCCCGCTGATCGCTCCGGACCTGCTGCCGCACGACCCGCATACTGTAACCACAATCATTGATGGCACCTCAATTCAGAATATGCCTAATTTTTATTTCAAAACTACAGGTAAGTATTATTTCCCGGGTATGTGGACCGCAGTTCTCCCTATGATTCCGGGCTGCTTGGCTATTTATCGCTTGCTGATCGGGAAAGGAAAGTAAATGATATCAATCAATATGGATCCACTCCTCTTTAAGATTTGTTTTCGTAATTTTAATCCGCAAATAAATCTTAACCCATGATTTAATGAACATCATATCCATAAGAAAAAATCCTGACTACAAAGACAAAGCCATTCAATACTTTCAGGACAGCTGGGCCGAAGTATCCCCTATCATTTATGAAGACTGCATCTCCCATTGCATTGATGCAGAACAGGCATTACCTCAATGGTACCTGTTAGAAAAAGACAATGAAATAATTGGCTGTGCCGGACTGATTACCAACGATTTTATCAGCCGCATGGACCTGTATCCCTGGCTGTGTGCGATGTTCATTGATGAGAAGCATAGAGGGAATAATTACGGAAGACTGCTTATTGAACAAGCTAAAAACGACGCAAGAGAAACAGGTTTTGCCAGGTTAAACCTCTGTACGGATCATATGGGGTATTACGAGAAATATGGCTTTAGCTATATTGGACAGGGGTATCATCCATGGGGTGAAGAATCAAGAATTTACCAGATTAAGTTATAAGTTCAGCAACAGTTATCCTCAAAAAACAGAGCCCAATGGATGAAAAAATCATTGACCGCATCAGGCAGATTGAACATGGCTTTAAACATATTATAGCAGCCGGGGATCAGGTTTTAACAGATCATCAGGAACAGCATTTTAACCTGGCCCTACAATATCTTGCTGACGACAGCTACCAGGTAAGAATGCTGGCTGCTTATCTTTTGGGACAGCTTTCCCCAAATCATCCGGAAGCACTTCATATCCTTGAGACAAGGGTTGCAGACGACCGGAACTGGCGGGTACAGGAAATGCTTGCTAAAGCCTTTGATGATTACTGCCGGTCCACCGGATATGAGGAAAGCCTGACTGTCATAAAAAGATGGCTGTCTGACCCTAATCCCAATGTTAAGAGAGCGGTTACAGAAGGACTGAGGATCTGGACAAGCCGTCCCTATTTCAGAGAGCATCCGCTGATCGCCATTGCACTGATCAGTTCAAATAAGTCGGATGACAGCGAATATCTTAGGAAATCAATAGGAAATGCCCTTCATGACATCAGCAAAAAGCATCCGAAAGAGGTGTCGGCTGAATTGGCCTCCTGGGATGTGACGGATAAAAAAACAGCTTTTACATATCAACTGGCCCAGCGTAAGTGAATTCAGGCAACAGCAGAAATTTTAATACTTTATTTATGCTCAAAGAAGATATCATTAAGAATATGTACAGTCAGTTATCTGATTTTTTAACCCGGTTAGAAATTTTGGATGATCAGGAAGTACGTTTTTGCTTATCCTTATTCAGGCCGATTGGGTTGAGGAAAGATGAATTTTTCCTTTCGGAGGAGATGGTTTGCGGGCAGATTGCATTTGTTTGTAAAGGGGCTCTAAGAGCCTTTTCAACATTACCTGATGGAGAAGAAAATATTACTTGTTTTAAATTTGAAAATCAGCTGGTCACTTCTTTTGAAAGTTTTATGTTCTATAAGCCCTCGTTGAAAAGTATCCAGGCCATTGAGAAATGCCATCTGCTTTCGATCAGCCGGCAGAACTACCAGGATATTTTAAAGACAATTCCATCATGGCAGTCCGTTATAAATGTGATGCTCGAACAGGAATATAGTGAAAAGGAGCGTTACCTGATTCATTACAGTAACCAATCAGCCAAAGAAAAATACGTTCATATTCTGGAGCATTCGCCTGAAATTGTCCGGAGAGTCAAGGTTGAGCACCTCGCCTCTTATCTGGGCATAACCCAAAGAACGTTGACTAGGATACGCAAGGAACTATCCAATCCTTCATTTTAGGACAAATGTCCTTTTTATAATGCTGCTGCACCCAGTATTTTTGAAGAAAATAAAAGCATGCAGAAAATCACTGAAGACGTATTCCACATTCCTCTGATGCCCAGAAACGGCATCAACTGTTATATTATTGAAGGTGTCCTGATAGATTCCGGGATTAAAAATTCGCATCACAGGATCATCCGTGCATTAAAAGAAATCCCGGTCGGCAGCCATGCCCTTACCCATGCCCATCCTGACCATCAGGGTTGCAGTGACGTAATCTGTACAGAGTTCCGGATACCTTTGTATTGCCATGAAAAGGAAGTTTCCAGGGCAGAATCCGGCCTGGCCACAGTGGATTATCCTTCAAAAAGAAATATAATTGCCAGGTTCCAGCAAAAATACTGGGCAGGAAAAGGACATCCGGTAACGAGGACTCTTAGGGAAAATGATGTTCTTGGCAATTTCACCGTTATTGAAACACCCGGACATTCATCCGGCCACATTTCTTTCTTCAGGGAAAGGGATGGTATCCTGATCATCGGGGATGCAGCAACCAACATGAACCTTCTGACCACTTGTACAGGACTTCACCTGCCGCCGGGTATTTTTACGTCTGACGGACAGGCGAACATACATTCACTGAAAAAACTGAAACACCTGAACCCAAGAATTATCTGTTTCGGCCACGGCCCGGTACTTCATAACAGGAACAGGGAATTCGAAACATTCGTAGATAAATGTGAATATTATCTTTAGTGGTGTTAAACTTCATCTTCCCAGATTACATGCGCAATCTTCCAGCCATCAGTATCCTTCCTCAGATGAAAAAACTTATGGCCGCTGCCTTCAAAATAATCTCCGTTAAGCCACCCTTTTTTGGAGTATTTTGAATAACGCTGCGCTATGTTTCCCCTGATCCTGGTTTCCTCATCTGTTTCAAATTCACTGAATTGCTGCAAGGTACCGTCAGTCAGCATTTTTTTCCTGGGCTCAATAAAAGATTCCAGTCCATACAGGTCTGCATGCTCACCGGATGCCCTGATGATGCTCACAGAAGCAGAGCATATGTCATGTATCGACCTGAAATCCGGTTCCTGCAAAGTATTGTCAAAGAGACTGAAAAACGAGCGGATGATTTTTCCGATCCGGATCTCATCTGTATTTAAAGCATACTGCAACAGTATTTTTCCATCTGCCTCTACCCTGCTCTCAAAAGTAAACTTCAGCTTTTCCAGAAGCCTGACCGAACGGCTGTTCTCTTCAGTTGTCACAGCCACGATTTTATCTGACAATACCTCTTCCGGAAGTGTTTCCAGTACAGCTCTGGTAGCTTCTGAGGAATATCCTGCTCCGGTGTATTCCGGCAGAAAAGCAAATCCGATATCATAATACTCAAGATAATCCCTTTTAATAAGCGTAATAATGCCTGCCGGATGATCATCAGCCTTCAGCCTTACCGTCCAGTATTTAATATGGGGGCTGCCTGTAATTTTTTCGATATAATCTACCGCATCATCTGGTGTCTGTATATTTCTGTCGCCGATAAACTCCAGCCATCCGGGAGAATTGACCAACTCAAGAATAAATAAATGATCATGCGCCTGAAGCTCATTGATTATAAGCCTGTCTGTTAAAATTTCTTTTCTGGCTATCATAAGGATAAGGTATTGATTGCTCTCATCACTAATTTTTGTGCTGCAGGATATTGATGAGTTTCCCGAATGGATCCCGGACGTAAAACCGCCGTACCTTCCAGGGCTCATCTACGGGTCCGTACTCCACAGAAAACCCTGATTCTTTCATCCGATAGTAAACGGCATCCACATCATTGACTTCTACAGACAGATCCGGGACTTCCGTTCCGGAGCCTCCCTCTGTTGCGAAGCTCACTTGCACATCTGTTTTTTCATTATTACCATAAGTTGTAATCCAGCCATGATCCATCAACACTTTTAGGCCGAGTATTTCACCATAAAAAACCTCAGCAGCAGCGGTATCTGCTATTTTGATATTAGCAACAATTCTTTTCACCTGTATAGGATTCATCGTTCTTATTATTAATGTGTTTCCTTCACGAATGTAGTGAATTACCTTCACATAAAGAATTTAAAAAGGTTAGGATGAAGTTCCCTGTAGCCTCGCATCAAACGATATCACCCCACAACTCCCAGCCTGCTTGCGGCCATCATTAGCTCTGCGACATTTTTCACCGCGAATTTCTGGATCAGGTTCCGGCGGTGGGTATCGATGGTCAGCGGGCTGAGGAAAAGCTCTTCACCTATGATCTGGCTTGTTTTCCCTTCAGCAAGCATGGCCAGGATCTGCTTTTCCCGCCGTGTGAGTTTCGGGGGTCCTTCAGTAACATTTTTTGATGGACGGCTGATGATTTCAATGACCTCACGGCTGTAGCATATATTTCCTTTTACAGCCTCTTCAATACACTTCCTGAGTTCAGGAAGTGAACTGTTTTTAAGCAGGTAGCCACTGGCTCCGTTCTGTATGGTCTGCAAAATGATGCTCCGCTCCGTATGGTTGCTGAGGATGAGGATAAGGGTATTTTCAGACACTTCCTTGATCATCAGGCAAAGATCCATGCCATTAATATCCGGCAGGGTGATATCCAGCAGCACCAGGTCTGTACGGTGGGCTTTCATATAGCTGAGCAGTTCGCGGCCTTTGCAGAAGCCTTCCACAATGTCAATATTTTCTTCATGGGAAAGAAGGTTTCTGAGCCCTTCAATCACAATAGGATGATCATCAACGATCACAGTGCGTAATTTATCCATCTGTAGTTGTGCTAAGTTCTATATTAATCGTAGTTCCCTCATCCGGCGCAGAGAGAATCTCCAGATGTCCTTTCAGATAGGCAATCCGGTTATTCAGGTTGTCAAGGCCCATTCCTTTTCCTCCCTTAAGGGTATCAGGATCAAAACCAGAGCCGTCATCTTCAAAAGTAATAAAAATAGTGGATCCGTTCTGGCTGCACTGCATCAGGATATTGGCAGCTCCGGAATGCCGGATGGAATTGGAAATCAGCTCCTGAATGATGCGGTAAATATTCAGCTGCACATTAAGGGGAATATCTTTCCTGATGCCGAACGATTCACATGAAATTTCCAGTCCGTCGCGCATGTAAAATTCACACAGGTCTTTCAGTGCTGTCTCCAGCCCGAATTTCAAAAGAGTATCCGGCACCATGTTCCTGGCAATACGCCGCAGCTCGCTTACCGCTTCATCAAGCTGGCCAACCGTCCTCCGGAATTTTTTATCTTCCCATACATCAGACTGGTCTTCGGCCCATGAGGATAGGTTGATCTTTACTCCGGCCAACATTCCGCCGAGGCCGTCATGTAAATCCCGCGCGATACGTTCGCGTTCAAGCTCTTCTCCATCCAGCATGGCTTTGGCCACCTTCAGCTGTTGTTTCTGCTCCATTTCACTCAATTGCTGACGATAATTGATTTCTTTTTGTTCGGCAAGCCTGCGCTTATTCCGGGCACTGAGGATCGCAAATCCCAATACGGCAAAAAGCAGGAGGCATCCAATGCTCAGAATACCTCTGTACAGCCGCTCATTTTTGGTATTTAGGGCTGCCTGACGGTTTTGGGCCTGTAAAGCGGCAATTTTCTGGCGGCTTTGGGCTGTACGGTATTTGGTTTCCAGCTCGTTGATTTTCAGTTTGCTTTCGCTGCTATTGATGCTGTCTGTTATCTTCCGTTGCAGGTTCAGCCATTGGTATGCCGACTGATAATCTTTAAGCTGCTCATTGGTTTTGGCAAGTTCACCATAAATCATTGCCTTATCCAGGCTATTGCGCATTAACGTCCGGTCTTTTACAATATCCATCAGGATTTTTCTTGCATCCTTAAAATTTTTCTGTTGGCTGTAGATATTGTACTTCCTGAATACAAGCTGCTGGTGCAGCTGGTTCTGATGGAATTTCTCTGCCAGAGCAATCCCCAGATCAGCGCTTTTCAACGCTTTGTCCAATGCATTGATCGTTGTATAATACAATGTTTCATTGTAATAATAAAGGGTGTTGTTGATCGAATTCGGATACGGCAGAAGTAGTTTTTTTGCTTTCTGCAACATCGTCAGCGCCTTTTCACCCTGTGCAGTATAACAGTATATGCTTACACCGCTCAGATAAGCAAAAAGAAGGGTACTGGATGCAGGGGCTGTTTTTTCAAGCAGTTCAACAGCTTTCTGATTATAATCTGACGCTTTACCAAATTGGGCATTGTTCATTAATATGGTAGCGAGCTGGGTATAAAAGTGTCCCTTCATCACCGGATTACCGGCTTTTTCAGCATAAGGAATTGCTTTTCCGATGGTAATTCCGGTAATGAAATCGTATCCTTTCTCATCTTTATTCATGAGAGCATAATTGTACCAGGCAGAAGCCAGTTTTTCATATGCTCTTTTATCATGGAAAGAAGCCAGTTCCTGTATGGATTTTTTAAATGCTGCAGAAGCCTTTGCAGGATCTGAGCTGAAATAATACTGACCTTCGTAAAAAGGAATGACAGCGCGGTAATAGGGATACTTCTGTGCCAGCTTTTTGCCTGCTACCAGGTTCGCCCTGCTTTTTACGGTATCCCTGAATTTCCAGTAATCCACCAGTGCAAAGCAGGCATCAGCCTTAAGGGTATCCGGCTTTTCAGACCATAAGATGTTCTGCAGACTGTCAAGATACTTTATTTCATCCAATGGAATCTGCTGCTGCGCCATTAATCGCACAGGAAGCCAAAAGAACATCAGAATCCAATAATAATTTTTCATTTTCTCGCATCAATATTTAAAAAAGACGATCGTCTCTCTTTTATTATCAGATGTAAATATGCGGCAAAAATCTTCATGATGCTTCATTTTCATTAATTTGTGTAAAAAACTACTTAAAAATCAGTAGAAAAAAAATACCGTTAAGCCGGTATTTCATATCGGTTTTTCTTGCCCTAGCTTTGTGTTAAACCTCATTAACACTTAAAAATATGAATTCCTCAATCCTGAAAAAAGTCCTGACGGAATATAGGCTCCGGCTTTCCGTACTGGGTATTTTTCTGAGCCTAACCTTCTTAGGATCCGGAATGATTTCCTGTTCTAAAGATGATGATACCGCGGGAGATTCTGGCAATTATTATTTCCGGGCAGCCATTGACGGAAGAAAGGTAAATTTTCATAATGCCAAATTCCAGGGCGGAGGAGATGACAACCGTTGGGAACATATTGTTATCGGGGGATATGAGAACTCTTACCCTACAGACGGCAGCCTGCCCTCCCCGTCTCTTGATTTTGAAATATGGAGAATTGGTGGCAATATTAGTGCAGGGACCTACACCACTCCGGCTGAAGAGGGAATGATTGCACGCTATGCCATTCAAACAAAAGAAGAGACTCTTGTATACAGTACATCTTATGGCGATGATGTATTCAGCGTCAACATAGAAACGATAAGCAAAGAGGGTATCAGAGGCACATTATCAGGAAAGTTAAGGTCTATCAATGGTGATGTTGTCAATGTTACTGAAGGATCTTTTAACCTTCCTTACGACACCATGATCAATCCGTAAAACAAATTGCAAAAAATTATGAAAAACACATTTTTAACTCTGATGATAGCGGCCGGTACTGTATTTCCGGTGGCTGTGGCTGCCCAATACAGGGAGCCTGAAAAAAAAGACAAACAGGAAGTTTTCTATCCGCAGGTTTCATTTGATTCCCTTCAGGCTAAGAAGATGCTGGCCAGAGGAAGTGCAACCATTAAAGGAGTAGCATTTACCAAGCAAAAAAATGGATGGGGAATAAAACCACTTCTTGGTGATCGTATCTTAGCCAACCAGATCAGGGTGGTCCTTCTGCCGGTGACCCCGTATTTCAATGCATGGTACCAGCTCAGGAAAGAAAAAGAAAATACAAGGAAAAGACGTTACGTATATCTTTCCAACGATGCCTACCGATACAGGCTGGAAGCGATTACCAACAGCAGCGGGGAATTTACCTTTCCTGAAATGAAGCCTGGAACATATTTTCTTCAGGGTTTCCTGCCCTACACAGAAAATAAGTATTACCATGAATATACAGGAACTGCGTCCGACGGTTATAACCGCACTAATTATTATGATCTTAAACAGTACAGCGTTAACCATGAAGACCGGATCGAGGCCTTCGTTGAGGTTAAGGAAAACGGTGAAATTGTAAAAGTGAAGCTTCATTAAAAAACACATATTCATTACCACCAAATCAATTGATATATGCTACATGCAAAGTTGTCTAACCGTTCTGTCTTCTTGTTACTGATGTTTGCATCGCTGTATTCACAGGCACAACTGGGAACATTATGGCAGAAAGCCAAAGAAAAAACAGAAAAGGCCGTAAATAAAGTGATGCCTAAAAAAAACAGTACCCAGGCGGTAGAAGCTGAAGCATCAGCCCCTTTCATCCCGGGAAATATGCCCCTTTTTTCTGAAGATTTTTCAGGCTATACTGCAGGAGCTACCGTAAGTACCATTAAAAGCAACGGACTGGCTGCGGTAACCGGGCTGAAGGGGCATTCCGGAAAATGGATGCCTATTGAAGACAAAGCTGTCTACAAACTTACCAAAGCAATACCCTATCCGGAACATTTCACGGTCACTTTCGATCTTCTGGCAACGGGTGATCAGATAAAAGATATCGCTCCGCTGTCATTCGGTTTTGCGTCGGACAACAGTACGAAGGAATATACCAGCAATTCCGGAGCCTATGTG
This genomic window contains:
- a CDS encoding GNAT family N-acetyltransferase; amino-acid sequence: MNIISIRKNPDYKDKAIQYFQDSWAEVSPIIYEDCISHCIDAEQALPQWYLLEKDNEIIGCAGLITNDFISRMDLYPWLCAMFIDEKHRGNNYGRLLIEQAKNDARETGFARLNLCTDHMGYYEKYGFSYIGQGYHPWGEESRIYQIKL
- a CDS encoding DNA alkylation repair protein produces the protein MDEKIIDRIRQIEHGFKHIIAAGDQVLTDHQEQHFNLALQYLADDSYQVRMLAAYLLGQLSPNHPEALHILETRVADDRNWRVQEMLAKAFDDYCRSTGYEESLTVIKRWLSDPNPNVKRAVTEGLRIWTSRPYFREHPLIAIALISSNKSDDSEYLRKSIGNALHDISKKHPKEVSAELASWDVTDKKTAFTYQLAQRK
- a CDS encoding Crp/Fnr family transcriptional regulator: MLKEDIIKNMYSQLSDFLTRLEILDDQEVRFCLSLFRPIGLRKDEFFLSEEMVCGQIAFVCKGALRAFSTLPDGEENITCFKFENQLVTSFESFMFYKPSLKSIQAIEKCHLLSISRQNYQDILKTIPSWQSVINVMLEQEYSEKERYLIHYSNQSAKEKYVHILEHSPEIVRRVKVEHLASYLGITQRTLTRIRKELSNPSF
- a CDS encoding MBL fold metallo-hydrolase, which gives rise to MQKITEDVFHIPLMPRNGINCYIIEGVLIDSGIKNSHHRIIRALKEIPVGSHALTHAHPDHQGCSDVICTEFRIPLYCHEKEVSRAESGLATVDYPSKRNIIARFQQKYWAGKGHPVTRTLRENDVLGNFTVIETPGHSSGHISFFRERDGILIIGDAATNMNLLTTCTGLHLPPGIFTSDGQANIHSLKKLKHLNPRIICFGHGPVLHNRNREFETFVDKCEYYL
- a CDS encoding GNAT family N-acetyltransferase, encoding MIARKEILTDRLIINELQAHDHLFILELVNSPGWLEFIGDRNIQTPDDAVDYIEKITGSPHIKYWTVRLKADDHPAGIITLIKRDYLEYYDIGFAFLPEYTGAGYSSEATRAVLETLPEEVLSDKIVAVTTEENSRSVRLLEKLKFTFESRVEADGKILLQYALNTDEIRIGKIIRSFFSLFDNTLQEPDFRSIHDICSASVSIIRASGEHADLYGLESFIEPRKKMLTDGTLQQFSEFETDEETRIRGNIAQRYSKYSKKGWLNGDYFEGSGHKFFHLRKDTDGWKIAHVIWEDEV
- a CDS encoding VOC family protein translates to MNPIQVKRIVANIKIADTAAAEVFYGEILGLKVLMDHGWITTYGNNEKTDVQVSFATEGGSGTEVPDLSVEVNDVDAVYYRMKESGFSVEYGPVDEPWKVRRFYVRDPFGKLINILQHKN
- a CDS encoding response regulator, encoding MDKLRTVIVDDHPIVIEGLRNLLSHEENIDIVEGFCKGRELLSYMKAHRTDLVLLDITLPDINGMDLCLMIKEVSENTLILILSNHTERSIILQTIQNGASGYLLKNSSLPELRKCIEEAVKGNICYSREVIEIISRPSKNVTEGPPKLTRREKQILAMLAEGKTSQIIGEELFLSPLTIDTHRRNLIQKFAVKNVAELMMAASRLGVVG
- a CDS encoding tetratricopeptide repeat-containing sensor histidine kinase; this encodes MKNYYWILMFFWLPVRLMAQQQIPLDEIKYLDSLQNILWSEKPDTLKADACFALVDYWKFRDTVKSRANLVAGKKLAQKYPYYRAVIPFYEGQYYFSSDPAKASAAFKKSIQELASFHDKRAYEKLASAWYNYALMNKDEKGYDFITGITIGKAIPYAEKAGNPVMKGHFYTQLATILMNNAQFGKASDYNQKAVELLEKTAPASSTLLFAYLSGVSIYCYTAQGEKALTMLQKAKKLLLPYPNSINNTLYYYNETLYYTTINALDKALKSADLGIALAEKFHQNQLHQQLVFRKYNIYSQQKNFKDARKILMDIVKDRTLMRNSLDKAMIYGELAKTNEQLKDYQSAYQWLNLQRKITDSINSSESKLKINELETKYRTAQSRQKIAALQAQNRQAALNTKNERLYRGILSIGCLLLFAVLGFAILSARNKRRLAEQKEINYRQQLSEMEQKQQLKVAKAMLDGEELERERIARDLHDGLGGMLAGVKINLSSWAEDQSDVWEDKKFRRTVGQLDEAVSELRRIARNMVPDTLLKFGLETALKDLCEFYMRDGLEISCESFGIRKDIPLNVQLNIYRIIQELISNSIRHSGAANILMQCSQNGSTIFITFEDDGSGFDPDTLKGGKGMGLDNLNNRIAYLKGHLEILSAPDEGTTINIELSTTTDG
- a CDS encoding carboxypeptidase-like regulatory domain-containing protein; this translates as MKNTFLTLMIAAGTVFPVAVAAQYREPEKKDKQEVFYPQVSFDSLQAKKMLARGSATIKGVAFTKQKNGWGIKPLLGDRILANQIRVVLLPVTPYFNAWYQLRKEKENTRKRRYVYLSNDAYRYRLEAITNSSGEFTFPEMKPGTYFLQGFLPYTENKYYHEYTGTASDGYNRTNYYDLKQYSVNHEDRIEAFVEVKENGEIVKVKLH